Proteins from one Silurus meridionalis isolate SWU-2019-XX chromosome 3, ASM1480568v1, whole genome shotgun sequence genomic window:
- the c1ql2 gene encoding complement C1q-like protein 2 isoform X1, which yields MVVVLLVAIPLLVQSSAVSGHYEMMGTCRMICDPYSPKASATALEVMQDLGAIPPPPPPSFSRGNKGEPGRPGKPGPRGPPGEPGPPGPRGPPGDRGDSGKIGFTGVPQGTARTETGDVASVFGSVKIAFYVGLKNPHEGYEVLRFDDVVTNLGNHYDPSTGKFTCQVSGIYFFTYHVLMRGGDGTSMWADLCKNGQVRASAIAQDADQNYDYASNSVVLHLDSGDEIYVKLDGGKAHGGNNNKYSTFSGFILYPD from the exons ATGGTCGTCGTGCTGCTTGTCGCGATTCCCCTGCTCGTCCAGAGCTCCGCCGTCTCTGGGCACTACGAGATGATGGGCACCTGTCGCATGATCTGTGACCCGTACAGCCCGAAAGCGAGCGCCACAGCGCTGGAAGTCATGCAGGACCTCGGCGCCATCCCGCCGCCGCCTCCTCCATCTTTCTCCCGTGGGAACAAAGGTGAACCGGGGCGCCCGGGGAAGCCTGGGCCGAGAGGTCCTCCAGGTGAGCCAGGTCCCCCCGGACCGAGGGGGCCGCCAGGAGATCGTGGGGATTCCGGAAAAATCGGATTTACCGGAGTTCCACAGGGAACAGCTCGAACTGAAACTGGAGATGTTGCCTCGGTGTTTGGAAGTGTCAAGATCGCCTTCTACGTCGGTCTTAAAAACCCACACGAGGGTTACGAGGTGCTCCGTTTCGATGATGTGGTAACTAACCTGGGCAACCACTACGACCCTTCAACCGGCAAGTTCACATGCCAGGTATCTGGAATTTACTTTTTCACTTACCATGTACTGATGCGCGGGGGAGACGGGACCAGCATGTGGGCAGACCTCTGCAAAAACGGTCAG GTTCGAGCAAGTGCTATTGCCCAGGATGCCGACCAGAACTATGACTACGCAAGCAACAGTGTTGTTCTGCATCTGGACTCAGGGGATGAGATATATGTAAAATTGGATGGCGGGAAAGCACATGGtggaaacaacaacaaatacagCACCTTTTCAGGCTTCATACTGTATCCGGATTGA
- the c1ql2 gene encoding complement C1q-like protein 2 isoform X2 codes for MVVVLLVAIPLLVQSSAVSGHYEMMGTCRMICDPYSPKASATALEVMQDLGAIPPPPPPSFSRGNKGEPGRPGKPGPRGPPGEPGPPGPRGPPGDRGDSGKIGFTGVPQGTARTETGDVASVFGSVKIAFYVGLKNPHEGYEVLRFDDVVTNLGNHYDPSTGKFTCQVSGIYFFTYHVLMRGGDGTSMWADLCKNGSSKCYCPGCRPEL; via the exons ATGGTCGTCGTGCTGCTTGTCGCGATTCCCCTGCTCGTCCAGAGCTCCGCCGTCTCTGGGCACTACGAGATGATGGGCACCTGTCGCATGATCTGTGACCCGTACAGCCCGAAAGCGAGCGCCACAGCGCTGGAAGTCATGCAGGACCTCGGCGCCATCCCGCCGCCGCCTCCTCCATCTTTCTCCCGTGGGAACAAAGGTGAACCGGGGCGCCCGGGGAAGCCTGGGCCGAGAGGTCCTCCAGGTGAGCCAGGTCCCCCCGGACCGAGGGGGCCGCCAGGAGATCGTGGGGATTCCGGAAAAATCGGATTTACCGGAGTTCCACAGGGAACAGCTCGAACTGAAACTGGAGATGTTGCCTCGGTGTTTGGAAGTGTCAAGATCGCCTTCTACGTCGGTCTTAAAAACCCACACGAGGGTTACGAGGTGCTCCGTTTCGATGATGTGGTAACTAACCTGGGCAACCACTACGACCCTTCAACCGGCAAGTTCACATGCCAGGTATCTGGAATTTACTTTTTCACTTACCATGTACTGATGCGCGGGGGAGACGGGACCAGCATGTGGGCAGACCTCTGCAAAAACG GTTCGAGCAAGTGCTATTGCCCAGGATGCCGACCAGAACTATGA